A part of Thermodesulforhabdaceae bacterium genomic DNA contains:
- a CDS encoding outer membrane lipoprotein carrier protein LolA translates to MNRKRLCKSTTSWLFTILVAIGILITGSGKILSAENANLKEAISLVKAIEQKYHSANFFYADFIQQIYPPNVTAPSAEATGRFSFAKPCLMRWEYHSPEEQVVVTYPAIGWLYAVKDREVQVFDTGSLYKSVVAKAFLKSILESFEVVDWSRSESDPESFIVVLKPKVNDAQIAKVELVIHKPDATLTRIIGEDQAGTRNMLIFTNQKWEGSFSQKEFMPNFPQDVSISNEQGETISYDKFMKLFEEKKGVLDCSHESVIKK, encoded by the coding sequence ATGAACAGGAAAAGGCTTTGTAAATCTACTACAAGTTGGTTATTCACCATATTGGTTGCGATTGGAATTTTAATAACAGGCTCAGGAAAAATTCTATCTGCTGAGAATGCTAACCTTAAGGAAGCAATCAGTCTCGTCAAAGCTATCGAGCAAAAGTATCATTCGGCAAATTTTTTTTATGCTGATTTTATTCAACAAATATACCCCCCTAATGTTACTGCTCCATCGGCTGAAGCTACAGGTCGTTTCAGTTTTGCAAAGCCCTGTCTTATGCGGTGGGAGTATCATTCTCCGGAGGAACAGGTTGTCGTCACCTACCCTGCTATAGGATGGCTCTACGCAGTGAAGGACAGGGAAGTTCAGGTCTTTGACACAGGTTCTCTCTATAAATCCGTTGTGGCAAAAGCATTCCTTAAAAGCATTCTAGAATCATTTGAAGTAGTTGACTGGTCCCGATCAGAAAGTGACCCTGAAAGTTTTATTGTTGTTTTAAAACCCAAAGTAAACGATGCTCAAATTGCCAAAGTAGAACTAGTCATACATAAGCCCGATGCAACTTTGACTAGAATCATTGGAGAGGATCAGGCAGGAACCAGAAATATGCTTATATTTACGAACCAGAAATGGGAAGGATCATTTTCTCAGAAAGAATTTATGCCCAATTTTCCCCAAGATGTATCAATTTCTAACGAGCAAGGAGAAACCATTTCTTACGACAAATTCATGAAACTATTTGAAGAAAAGAAAGGAGTCTTGGACTGCAGCCATGAATCAGTTATCAAAAAGTGA
- a CDS encoding DNA translocase FtsK 4TM domain-containing protein: MIDRRKKHELLGISIAFGSTVILLSLLSYSPSDPTLFGFSPSRLETKNWMGLFGSHLARLIYTPFGLASLILPITLFRLAWDIFWERKLKLVFYVFVPILGLVSSSILLSLFAKEIHLRGEKISGGGIVGEWITRHMIEIFSYTGTIIIVLGVGLCVTVAFLPWSLLEIFANLKYLAHFIGGHLSRFFSYLGKVVTNTISAIRAKNFRKTSSKNNKNSNTVRGKLTPVAVITSSNNFSTSAEPNNNDPVLDNLFASSLVESAPSIPSNRPSVESNTKKLESSHRPSSSPPSTSFYSFGFPSIDLLDKYETRQDYEDSKILQKKAEVLTQKLADFGVHGEVVNILPGPVITMFEYVPAPGIKISRIVNLQNDLTMALKAMSIRIVAPIPGKAAVGIEIPNAKRQLVSIRSVIESSEFQEATAPLTIALGKDTTGSPVATNLAKMPHLLIAGATGTGKSVCLNSILTSLLFRNTPFTLRLLLIDPKRIELSFYEGIPHLIHPVVTDVKKATKALQWAVEEMEQRYELMAQFNARNIEGYNKKVAEEKKQTSEGNDFKPLPYLVVIIDELADLMMVASREVEEYITRLAQMARAAGIHLVLATQRPSVDVITGLIKANIPSRISFQVSSKIDSRTILDAPGAETLLGSGDMLFLPPGTAKLQRIHGAFISDREVQRITDFWREQAKTAGWEPEHIDLTEDATSGEISDEDIDEKYEEAVKLVLETRQASISMLQRRLRVGYNRAARMIELMEKQGIVGPSDGIKPREVLGPPRNS, from the coding sequence GTGATTGACAGGCGAAAGAAACATGAACTTTTGGGAATTTCTATAGCCTTTGGAAGCACCGTTATCCTCCTCAGCCTTTTATCCTATAGTCCTTCCGATCCTACTTTGTTTGGTTTTTCGCCATCGAGGCTTGAAACAAAAAACTGGATGGGGCTTTTTGGGTCTCATCTTGCAAGACTTATTTATACCCCTTTCGGATTAGCGTCTCTGATACTCCCCATCACTCTTTTCAGGCTTGCATGGGACATCTTTTGGGAACGTAAATTAAAATTAGTTTTTTATGTTTTTGTGCCTATCCTTGGACTTGTCAGCAGTTCCATTCTGCTAAGCCTTTTTGCTAAGGAGATCCATCTTCGAGGAGAAAAGATTTCTGGTGGGGGCATTGTGGGAGAATGGATCACAAGGCACATGATTGAAATCTTTTCATATACAGGAACTATAATCATAGTGCTGGGAGTTGGTTTATGCGTAACGGTTGCTTTTCTTCCCTGGAGTCTTTTGGAAATATTTGCAAATCTTAAATATCTCGCACATTTTATTGGCGGGCATCTCTCTAGATTTTTCAGTTACTTAGGCAAAGTTGTAACGAACACCATTTCTGCAATAAGAGCTAAAAACTTCCGTAAGACCTCATCCAAAAACAATAAAAATTCTAACACGGTTAGGGGAAAACTTACCCCCGTAGCAGTCATAACATCATCTAATAACTTCTCTACATCCGCCGAACCTAATAATAATGACCCCGTTCTAGACAACCTCTTCGCCAGTAGCCTTGTGGAATCTGCACCATCCATCCCCAGTAATCGTCCGTCTGTAGAATCTAACACTAAAAAATTAGAATCTTCGCATCGTCCATCGTCATCCCCACCGTCCACATCATTCTATTCTTTTGGTTTTCCCAGTATCGATCTTCTGGACAAGTATGAAACTCGTCAGGACTATGAAGACTCCAAGATTCTTCAGAAAAAGGCGGAAGTGCTGACTCAGAAGCTAGCTGATTTCGGTGTTCATGGTGAAGTTGTCAACATTCTTCCAGGTCCTGTGATCACCATGTTCGAATATGTGCCAGCACCTGGTATTAAAATAAGCCGGATCGTGAACCTCCAAAATGATCTCACCATGGCGCTAAAGGCCATGAGCATTCGTATTGTTGCGCCAATTCCTGGTAAGGCAGCAGTTGGAATTGAAATTCCAAATGCCAAGAGACAGTTAGTTAGCATACGTTCAGTAATTGAATCATCGGAGTTTCAGGAAGCCACCGCCCCTTTAACCATAGCTCTAGGAAAAGATACCACCGGTAGTCCTGTGGCAACCAATCTGGCAAAAATGCCCCATCTTCTTATTGCAGGGGCTACGGGAACAGGTAAAAGTGTATGTCTTAACTCAATTCTTACAAGCCTTCTTTTTAGAAATACTCCCTTTACTTTAAGACTTCTTCTTATCGACCCCAAACGGATTGAGTTGAGTTTCTATGAAGGTATTCCACACCTAATTCACCCGGTCGTAACCGATGTCAAAAAAGCTACCAAGGCTTTACAGTGGGCAGTGGAAGAAATGGAACAAAGATATGAGCTTATGGCTCAATTCAACGCCAGAAACATTGAAGGTTACAATAAGAAAGTGGCGGAAGAGAAAAAACAGACATCGGAAGGAAACGATTTCAAACCTTTACCCTACCTGGTTGTGATTATAGATGAACTGGCGGACTTAATGATGGTAGCTTCTCGAGAAGTGGAAGAATACATTACGAGGCTTGCTCAAATGGCCAGAGCAGCAGGAATCCATCTTGTTCTTGCTACTCAGAGGCCATCCGTGGATGTAATTACCGGTCTCATTAAGGCGAACATTCCATCGCGCATCTCCTTTCAGGTTTCTTCAAAAATAGATTCCCGTACTATCCTGGATGCTCCCGGAGCAGAAACTCTTCTCGGTTCGGGAGACATGTTGTTCCTCCCTCCGGGAACAGCAAAACTTCAGCGCATTCATGGTGCTTTTATATCGGATCGGGAAGTGCAACGCATTACGGACTTCTGGCGAGAACAGGCAAAGACTGCTGGATGGGAACCAGAACATATAGATCTTACTGAGGATGCGACTTCAGGTGAAATAAGCGACGAAGATATTGACGAAAAATACGAAGAAGCGGTAAAGCTCGTGCTCGAAACTCGGCAAGCATCTATTTCGATGCTTCAGAGGCGACTACGGGTGGGTTACAATAGAGCTGCTAGAATGATAGAACTTATGGAAAAACAGGGCATTGTGGGACCTTCGGACGGTATCAAGCCAAGAGAGGTGCTTGGGCCTCCAAGAAATTCCTGA
- a CDS encoding ribonuclease J yields the protein MNNSQSISSYPVKIIPLGGLGEIGLNMMVVEYEDSILIIDAGLMFPEEEMFGIDIVIPDFDYLRDNAQKVKALIVTHGHEDHIGAIPFLLQEFPVPIYATSFTLALIKEKLAEHNLLGRTSFHTIVPKEPFSIGPFIIEPFRVCHSIPDGVGFIISTPCGVIVHSGDFKIDHTPIDGRVFDIGRLSLYSEQGVLLLLSDSTNVEREGYAISEKEVGKTFQDIFQVAKGRIIIAVFASNIHRIQQIIYTARQFGRKILFHGKSIQTNVRLAEELGYLNISPEDKIALKDLPFMPDHRVVMITTGTQGEPMSALTRIAFDDHKWIKLKPGDTVVFSSKFIPGNERTIHNVINNLYRRGTNVIYESVEAIHASGHAHQEELKWLIGLVKPKFFVPIHGEYRHLAKHCALAREIGIPPENCFLLENGDVLNLWQERAVLSPKISSGRVFVDGKGIGDIDKPVLRDRKHLAEDGLVIVSLVIDQEYRSILSGPDVFSKGFISEEINSDIIHCAQCLILEIFDRYIEGGAIPDAGEIQREIRKELKKFFVKILGRRPVIYPIVMEV from the coding sequence ATGAATAACAGTCAGTCCATTTCCTCTTACCCTGTGAAGATTATTCCTCTAGGCGGGCTCGGAGAAATAGGCCTCAACATGATGGTAGTGGAATATGAAGACTCGATCCTTATCATAGATGCTGGCCTAATGTTTCCAGAAGAGGAAATGTTCGGGATCGATATTGTAATTCCGGATTTTGACTACTTACGAGATAACGCTCAAAAAGTTAAGGCACTGATTGTCACACACGGACACGAAGATCATATTGGAGCAATTCCTTTCCTGCTTCAGGAATTCCCCGTCCCTATCTACGCAACATCCTTTACTCTGGCTCTTATCAAGGAAAAACTGGCTGAACATAACCTGCTCGGCAGAACATCTTTTCATACTATCGTTCCCAAAGAACCTTTTTCGATAGGTCCATTTATAATAGAACCTTTTAGAGTATGTCACAGCATTCCTGATGGGGTTGGTTTTATTATTTCTACTCCCTGTGGAGTTATTGTCCATTCAGGCGACTTCAAGATTGATCATACTCCCATTGATGGCAGGGTCTTTGATATCGGAAGGTTGAGCCTATACTCCGAACAGGGAGTGCTTCTTCTTCTCTCAGATTCTACAAACGTAGAAAGAGAAGGCTATGCAATTTCAGAAAAAGAGGTTGGCAAGACTTTTCAGGACATATTCCAAGTGGCCAAAGGGCGCATCATTATAGCCGTTTTCGCCAGCAATATTCACCGCATCCAGCAAATCATATACACAGCTAGACAATTTGGAAGAAAGATCCTTTTTCACGGCAAATCCATTCAAACCAATGTGCGGCTTGCTGAAGAACTGGGCTATCTTAACATTTCTCCCGAAGACAAGATAGCTCTCAAAGACCTTCCCTTTATGCCAGATCACAGGGTTGTGATGATAACAACAGGAACTCAGGGCGAACCGATGAGCGCCTTAACGAGAATTGCTTTTGATGACCATAAGTGGATCAAACTGAAACCGGGGGATACGGTTGTATTTTCGTCCAAATTTATTCCAGGCAATGAGCGGACAATTCATAATGTGATCAACAATCTTTATCGTCGAGGAACGAATGTTATTTACGAAAGCGTGGAAGCTATTCATGCCTCTGGCCATGCCCATCAGGAAGAACTTAAATGGTTGATCGGGTTGGTTAAGCCCAAGTTTTTTGTGCCCATTCATGGCGAATATCGCCATCTTGCTAAACACTGTGCTCTAGCCAGAGAAATCGGCATACCCCCCGAAAACTGCTTTCTTCTTGAAAACGGTGACGTATTAAATTTGTGGCAGGAGCGTGCAGTTCTGAGCCCTAAAATATCTTCTGGAAGAGTATTTGTTGACGGTAAGGGCATTGGTGATATTGATAAACCCGTGCTAAGAGACAGAAAACACCTGGCAGAAGACGGGCTTGTCATAGTTTCCCTTGTAATTGATCAGGAATATCGAAGTATTCTCAGTGGTCCAGATGTTTTTAGTAAAGGGTTTATATCAGAAGAGATAAACTCTGACATAATCCACTGTGCACAGTGCCTTATCCTTGAAATCTTTGACCGTTATATCGAAGGGGGCGCTATACCTGATGCTGGAGAAATTCAACGTGAAATTCGCAAAGAATTGAAAAAATTCTTTGTAAAAATCTTAGGAAGGCGACCTGTCATCTATCCTATTGTAATGGAGGTATAG
- a CDS encoding lysophospholipid acyltransferase family protein — protein MLRTYLKTAVFFLVLVVSTIIFGIGALVTLLITKNPDLGHYYWARIWGLIQLKATGTKVIVRNKQFVNPKETYVYMGNHQSWFDIFVLLAYVPGQFRWLAKEELYKIPIVGQAMRLIGYIPIDRSNRAKAFESIDKAAEKIQEGASVMIFPEGTRSRDGVLQPFKKGGFILAIKSKKPILPISISGSYRIMRKGSWIVNPGVITLTFHPPIPTENYSIDDRDHLISLVEKAIRQGLTPEEGGICDQPSASQSE, from the coding sequence GTGCTTAGAACTTACTTAAAAACTGCCGTTTTTTTCTTGGTTTTGGTGGTTTCCACCATAATTTTTGGGATAGGTGCCCTGGTTACTCTTTTAATTACCAAAAATCCCGATCTAGGGCATTATTATTGGGCTCGCATTTGGGGACTAATTCAACTAAAAGCCACAGGCACAAAAGTCATTGTAAGAAATAAGCAATTTGTAAATCCCAAGGAGACTTATGTTTATATGGGGAACCATCAGAGTTGGTTTGACATCTTTGTGTTGCTTGCTTATGTGCCGGGTCAATTCCGATGGTTGGCTAAAGAAGAACTTTACAAAATCCCAATAGTGGGACAGGCAATGAGATTAATTGGCTATATCCCGATAGATCGAAGTAACAGAGCTAAGGCTTTTGAAAGTATAGACAAGGCTGCAGAAAAGATACAAGAAGGTGCATCAGTAATGATTTTTCCTGAGGGCACCAGAAGTCGTGACGGAGTGTTACAGCCTTTTAAAAAAGGCGGTTTTATTCTGGCGATTAAAAGCAAAAAACCGATTCTACCCATCAGTATAAGCGGTTCTTACCGAATCATGCGCAAGGGATCATGGATTGTTAATCCCGGCGTGATTACTCTTACTTTTCATCCTCCCATTCCAACGGAAAATTACAGCATTGACGACAGAGATCATCTTATATCGCTCGTGGAAAAAGCAATACGTCAGGGGCTTACTCCCGAAGAAGGTGGCATATGCGATCAGCCTTCAGCATCACAATCTGAATAG
- a CDS encoding methyltransferase, protein MNISSIMTLSLDELMDIIRSRYNVEVESVKIGSKTLKLLQIKDMEDQILKKLEETLNQTPGSVSPARPEQLSDELLLHLMEMQWWTKIWEPSFVLALFMEKTPPVPGQKVLEIGAGMGIVGVYAALCGHDVTISDISEDALLFARANALMNDCPHVPVVALDWRLPYTGRPFEMIIGSEVVYDRRTYDILISFLSQALAPGGTIFLAKNKDLKTPLFFEKLVTHFKFKQMIVKLKGGDAPMEVELYAVRRKEE, encoded by the coding sequence ATGAACATTTCATCCATTATGACCCTTTCGCTTGATGAACTCATGGATATTATACGATCGCGCTATAATGTGGAAGTTGAATCCGTTAAGATCGGGAGCAAGACGTTGAAGTTGCTCCAGATAAAAGATATGGAAGATCAGATATTAAAAAAGTTAGAAGAAACCTTAAATCAGACTCCGGGTAGCGTTTCTCCCGCACGCCCCGAACAACTTAGCGATGAACTTTTATTGCATCTTATGGAAATGCAGTGGTGGACCAAAATATGGGAACCGAGCTTTGTTCTGGCACTCTTTATGGAGAAAACCCCGCCAGTTCCCGGACAAAAAGTGCTTGAAATCGGTGCTGGGATGGGCATTGTGGGCGTTTATGCGGCTCTCTGTGGACATGATGTAACTATAAGCGACATAAGCGAAGATGCTTTGCTCTTTGCACGAGCTAATGCATTGATGAACGATTGTCCTCATGTGCCAGTAGTAGCTCTGGATTGGAGACTCCCTTACACAGGACGCCCCTTTGAGATGATCATTGGTTCTGAAGTGGTCTATGATCGCCGCACATACGACATCCTGATTTCCTTCCTGAGCCAGGCATTGGCCCCAGGAGGCACTATATTTCTTGCTAAGAACAAAGATCTGAAGACTCCTCTGTTTTTTGAAAAGTTGGTAACCCACTTTAAGTTTAAACAAATGATCGTGAAACTCAAAGGTGGTGACGCTCCGATGGAAGTCGAACTCTACGCCGTTAGACGAAAAGAGGAATAA
- a CDS encoding alpha/beta fold hydrolase: MRAVLRHFVNGEIPVVVHEPEGMTIGTVVLLHGLMGYKDSEKFVAMAESLSENGLRAVMFDQAGSGESKSPLKHSLIFSRFRDLVTVIEWIKCDVFKSGEKLFLWGSSFGGYLAYLYGFLYQDVVMVMPEKILPDDHPLKADALISWATPFDVSALEGFLRRSKPFCDFLDPADPLGHPKNLEKIGVVLKAQPEIYRPCLIVHGIKDEIVPWNDAVRIRDVTGGDMILFDEADHRFLNSEDRSLAIRASLSWLLRRLGSSRF; the protein is encoded by the coding sequence ATGAGAGCAGTCTTACGCCATTTCGTAAACGGTGAAATTCCCGTTGTTGTTCACGAACCAGAGGGAATGACAATTGGCACTGTTGTTCTCCTCCACGGGCTTATGGGCTACAAAGATTCGGAAAAGTTTGTGGCAATGGCGGAATCCTTATCCGAGAATGGCTTAAGAGCTGTGATGTTCGATCAGGCTGGATCAGGTGAGAGCAAATCCCCGTTAAAACATTCCCTTATATTTTCTCGATTTAGGGACTTAGTGACCGTGATTGAATGGATAAAGTGCGATGTGTTTAAATCAGGAGAAAAGTTATTTTTATGGGGGTCCAGTTTTGGTGGCTATCTAGCTTATCTTTACGGTTTCTTGTATCAAGATGTTGTAATGGTCATGCCGGAAAAGATTCTACCCGATGATCATCCCTTAAAAGCCGATGCTTTGATCTCCTGGGCCACCCCCTTTGACGTTTCTGCTCTGGAAGGTTTCTTAAGACGATCCAAACCTTTTTGTGATTTTCTTGATCCGGCAGATCCTTTAGGACATCCAAAGAATCTTGAAAAAATCGGTGTTGTATTGAAAGCCCAACCTGAGATTTATCGCCCGTGTCTGATAGTTCATGGTATAAAAGACGAAATTGTCCCCTGGAATGACGCTGTTCGTATAAGGGACGTAACGGGTGGAGACATGATTTTATTTGATGAGGCCGATCATCGGTTTCTGAATTCCGAAGACAGAAGCCTTGCTATAAGGGCAAGCCTTAGCTGGCTTTTGAGGAGGCTGGGATCGAGCAGATTTTAG
- the cydB gene encoding cytochrome d ubiquinol oxidase subunit II, whose product MLLSIWFFLWGLLWAVYFMLDGFDLGLGALSPFIAKNPKERATIYHAIGPFWNGNEVWLIAAGGVTFAAFPTAYAVLFSSFYSPLMIILFALIIRGVSIEFRDKSTSPGWQKLWDTGVFLGSIIPAILFGVAFANIFKGVPIDGEGIFRGSLVDLLNPYGILGGLLFLCLFLLHGAIWLAVKTEGELRQRGFQYAKNLWFPTVLVAAGFLVATWFNTSLYVNYFEKPLLYAVPSVLIPLAVLGGIAGVFYFIKKEHPWYAWASSAIIIVGVTFFGIVGLYPNLLPSSLDAAYSLTIYNAASSPLTLKIMLTVVVIFVPVVIAYQLWVYKLFSHPVTEEESGY is encoded by the coding sequence ATGCTTCTTTCAATATGGTTTTTTCTATGGGGACTTTTATGGGCAGTATATTTCATGCTTGACGGGTTTGATCTGGGACTTGGCGCCCTAAGCCCTTTTATTGCTAAAAACCCGAAAGAACGCGCCACAATCTATCATGCAATAGGTCCCTTCTGGAATGGAAACGAAGTCTGGCTTATTGCCGCTGGAGGAGTCACCTTTGCTGCCTTTCCAACAGCTTACGCAGTTTTATTCAGTAGCTTTTATTCACCGCTCATGATCATCCTTTTTGCTCTTATCATAAGAGGTGTAAGCATAGAATTTCGTGATAAATCAACCAGTCCAGGATGGCAGAAGCTATGGGATACGGGGGTATTTCTGGGAAGTATAATCCCGGCTATACTCTTTGGAGTAGCTTTTGCTAACATATTCAAAGGTGTGCCTATTGATGGCGAGGGAATATTCCGAGGTAGCCTTGTAGATCTTCTCAATCCATACGGCATATTAGGTGGACTCCTGTTTCTCTGCCTGTTTTTGCTTCATGGAGCCATCTGGCTTGCTGTAAAAACCGAAGGAGAACTAAGACAGAGAGGTTTTCAATATGCTAAAAACCTGTGGTTTCCCACTGTCCTTGTAGCCGCAGGCTTTCTGGTTGCCACATGGTTTAACACTTCTCTTTATGTAAACTATTTCGAAAAACCCCTTCTTTACGCCGTTCCGTCAGTTCTTATTCCTCTTGCCGTTCTTGGTGGAATTGCTGGTGTTTTTTATTTCATTAAAAAAGAACACCCATGGTATGCCTGGGCGTCATCAGCCATAATTATTGTTGGAGTGACCTTCTTTGGAATTGTGGGGCTTTACCCCAATCTCCTTCCTTCAAGCCTCGATGCGGCTTACAGCCTTACTATCTACAACGCTGCTTCGAGTCCTCTCACACTTAAGATTATGCTCACAGTAGTTGTAATCTTCGTTCCTGTGGTTATAGCTTACCAGTTATGGGTTTATAAGCTGTTTAGCCACCCTGTAACCGAAGAAGAAAGCGGCTATTAA
- a CDS encoding cytochrome ubiquinol oxidase subunit I, translating into MDVVFLSRLQFAAATYFHFLFVPLTLGLSILIALMETKYVKTGDETYRNMAKFWGKIFLVNFAVGVVTGITLEFQFGTNWAKYSKYVGDVFGSLLAIEASVAFFLESTFIAVWALGWKRLSPKAHAVSIWLVALASNISAFWILTANAWMQHPVGYVIRGDRAELDSFWALITQSFALHEIFHTLAGSYILTGFFVMAISAYHLLKKQHIDFFKRSFALGVSMALIFSVLEVIQGHMNGAEVAKYQPAKLAAMESFWETRDYAPQYLFIIPDEKNERNLVEIGKIPGLLSMLAYHSPKATVKGLKDFPKDERPPVAITFWSFRIMVGLGFLFPILAFIGWIKRKNIENHPRLLKLFLFALPLPYIALQAGWTLTEVGRQPWVVYGILKTNEAASVLEKSQVLFSLFGLVVLYTVIGIIAAYLIVKFVKEGPEAAN; encoded by the coding sequence ATGGACGTAGTATTTCTATCGCGGCTCCAGTTTGCCGCAGCAACTTACTTTCATTTTTTGTTTGTCCCTCTTACTCTCGGACTTTCCATCCTTATCGCGCTCATGGAAACCAAATATGTAAAGACAGGGGACGAAACCTACCGTAACATGGCTAAATTCTGGGGAAAGATTTTTCTGGTAAACTTTGCTGTGGGGGTAGTTACAGGTATTACCCTTGAGTTTCAATTTGGCACCAACTGGGCTAAGTATTCCAAATATGTTGGGGATGTTTTTGGATCTCTTCTTGCCATCGAAGCTTCGGTGGCTTTCTTTCTTGAATCCACTTTTATTGCTGTATGGGCGCTGGGATGGAAACGACTTTCTCCAAAGGCTCACGCTGTGAGCATATGGCTGGTGGCTCTGGCATCCAATATCTCCGCCTTCTGGATCCTTACAGCAAACGCTTGGATGCAACACCCGGTTGGATACGTTATTCGCGGGGATCGCGCAGAACTCGATAGCTTCTGGGCTCTTATAACCCAGAGCTTTGCCTTACACGAAATCTTTCATACTCTCGCCGGTTCTTACATTCTTACCGGTTTCTTCGTAATGGCAATAAGCGCCTATCATTTGCTAAAGAAGCAACACATAGACTTTTTCAAGCGATCCTTCGCATTAGGGGTTAGTATGGCTCTTATTTTCTCCGTTCTGGAGGTAATCCAGGGACATATGAACGGGGCTGAAGTGGCTAAATATCAACCTGCAAAGCTTGCAGCTATGGAATCCTTCTGGGAAACGAGAGATTATGCTCCTCAGTATTTATTTATAATTCCAGATGAAAAAAACGAGCGAAATCTCGTTGAAATCGGCAAAATACCAGGTTTGCTGAGCATGTTAGCTTACCATTCTCCAAAGGCAACCGTTAAAGGTTTGAAGGATTTTCCTAAAGACGAGCGTCCCCCTGTGGCTATCACCTTCTGGTCTTTTCGCATAATGGTAGGTCTTGGATTCCTTTTCCCGATTCTGGCTTTCATTGGATGGATAAAGAGGAAAAACATAGAAAACCATCCTCGTCTACTAAAGCTATTTTTATTTGCTCTCCCGCTCCCCTACATAGCTCTCCAAGCCGGCTGGACATTAACCGAAGTCGGAAGGCAACCCTGGGTTGTCTATGGAATCCTTAAGACAAACGAAGCCGCTTCTGTGCTTGAAAAAAGTCAGGTGCTTTTTTCATTATTTGGGCTTGTGGTTCTTTACACAGTTATCGGAATTATTGCCGCATATCTAATAGTAAAATTTGTCAAAGAAGGTCCCGAGGCGGCAAATTAA
- a CDS encoding flavodoxin domain-containing protein — protein MKVVEIKPDVFWVGAIDWNIRDFHGYSTYKGTTYNAFLIKDDKITLVDTVKGPFFNELLHHISQIVEPNKIDYLVINHVEMDHSGSFLQTVDAIKPEKIICSEMGEKALVQHFKRTDLPYQVVKTGDSIRTGKKTIHFIETRMLHWPDSMFTYIPEDKLLISSDAFGQHWATSARFDDEVPFDELMNHAAKYYANILLLYSPLVQKLLAKVKELNLDIDMIAPDHGLIWRKNPLAIIEAYDRWSRQEAKRKAIVVYDTMWHSTEKMARSITDGLIDEGIETIPMSLKVYHRSDIMTELLDSKGLVVGSPTINNGIFPTIADILTYMKGLKPVGKIGFAFGSYGWSGEAAKIISQYLSEMKVEQIIEEPLRIQYVPDHEALKKCYELGRKLGERIKETV, from the coding sequence ATGAAAGTGGTAGAAATAAAGCCCGATGTTTTTTGGGTAGGTGCTATAGACTGGAATATTCGAGACTTCCACGGCTATTCAACCTACAAAGGCACAACATATAATGCTTTTCTCATAAAGGACGATAAAATTACGCTCGTTGACACGGTAAAAGGACCTTTTTTCAATGAGTTGCTTCATCACATAAGTCAGATCGTTGAGCCCAATAAGATCGATTATCTGGTTATAAACCATGTCGAAATGGACCATTCGGGATCATTCCTTCAGACAGTGGATGCTATCAAGCCCGAAAAGATTATATGTTCTGAAATGGGCGAAAAAGCTCTGGTTCAGCACTTCAAGCGAACTGACCTTCCCTATCAAGTCGTAAAAACCGGAGACTCCATACGGACAGGCAAAAAAACAATTCATTTTATCGAAACTCGCATGCTTCACTGGCCAGACAGTATGTTCACATACATTCCCGAAGACAAACTTCTCATATCGAGTGATGCCTTTGGTCAACACTGGGCAACGAGCGCTCGCTTTGATGATGAAGTTCCATTTGACGAATTGATGAATCATGCTGCCAAATACTACGCCAACATCTTGCTTTTATACTCTCCTCTCGTACAGAAGCTTCTTGCAAAAGTTAAAGAACTGAATCTTGATATCGACATGATCGCTCCAGATCACGGCCTTATCTGGAGAAAAAATCCCCTTGCTATCATTGAAGCCTATGACCGATGGAGTCGCCAGGAAGCTAAGAGAAAAGCCATTGTTGTCTATGACACCATGTGGCACAGCACAGAAAAAATGGCAAGATCTATAACTGATGGGCTGATTGACGAAGGAATAGAAACTATTCCCATGTCGCTTAAAGTTTATCATAGAAGTGACATCATGACGGAACTTCTAGATTCTAAAGGACTTGTGGTTGGATCTCCCACTATAAATAACGGCATTTTTCCAACTATTGCCGATATCCTGACATACATGAAGGGGCTTAAACCTGTAGGAAAGATTGGTTTTGCCTTCGGATCCTACGGCTGGAGCGGCGAAGCGGCTAAAATCATATCTCAATATCTTTCCGAAATGAAAGTAGAACAAATCATAGAGGAACCTCTACGAATCCAGTATGTCCCCGATCACGAAGCCCTTAAAAAATGTTACGAACTAGGGCGTAAGCTTGGAGAACGCATCAAAGAAACTGTCTAA